A genome region from Deltaproteobacteria bacterium includes the following:
- a CDS encoding radical SAM protein has product MEITRRDFIKSSLLLGSSLLLSPLSLHAEQKRGERWYPAYERLEQEGKLAQQVEEAYAIFEHCQLCPRRCGVNRQKGERGFCRAPVRPVIFSAHPHFGEEISLVGQHGSGTIFFSNCNLRCVFCQNWPISIEGRGKEVQDEDLADMMLYLQKIGCHNINLVTPTHVIPNILNATRIALKKGLRLPLVYNTSGYESLEIVKILDGIVDIYMPDMKYMDADQAAKYLGGASDYPEVTKKAIIEMNRQVGELLIDERGIALRGLMIRHLVMPNRVAGTEKFVKWVAQNLPKSTYVNIMPQYRVEYKAFEYPKISRGITVHEFLEAMDWAEQYGLTNLDPKSVAVRDFYRHRRSS; this is encoded by the coding sequence ATGGAAATTACGCGCCGGGATTTCATCAAAAGTTCTCTCCTCTTGGGCAGCTCGCTGCTCCTTTCTCCCCTCTCCCTTCATGCCGAACAGAAAAGGGGAGAGCGATGGTATCCAGCTTATGAGAGACTGGAGCAAGAGGGTAAATTGGCTCAGCAGGTCGAGGAAGCCTATGCCATCTTCGAGCATTGCCAGCTGTGTCCCCGGCGGTGTGGGGTGAATCGGCAAAAAGGCGAAAGAGGGTTCTGCCGGGCTCCGGTCAGACCCGTGATTTTCAGCGCTCACCCCCATTTTGGCGAAGAGATATCGTTGGTGGGCCAACATGGGTCTGGCACCATCTTCTTCTCCAACTGCAATCTCCGCTGTGTCTTCTGCCAGAACTGGCCCATCTCCATTGAGGGAAGAGGTAAGGAAGTTCAAGATGAAGATCTGGCGGATATGATGCTCTACCTCCAGAAGATCGGCTGCCATAACATCAACTTAGTCACGCCCACCCACGTCATACCCAACATCCTCAATGCCACGCGGATTGCCTTGAAGAAAGGGCTGCGTCTTCCCTTGGTTTACAATACCAGCGGTTACGAGAGCTTAGAGATAGTGAAGATCTTAGATGGCATCGTGGATATCTATATGCCGGATATGAAATATATGGATGCTGATCAGGCGGCGAAATATTTAGGCGGGGCTTCGGACTATCCTGAAGTAACGAAGAAAGCGATCATCGAAATGAACCGGCAGGTCGGAGAACTTCTGATCGATGAGCGAGGAATTGCCCTTCGCGGGCTGATGATCCGACACCTAGTAATGCCCAACCGGGTGGCCGGGACGGAGAAATTCGTCAAGTGGGTGGCCCAGAACCTTCCCAAATCCACCTACGTGAACATCATGCCTCAATACCGTGTGGAATACAAAGCCTTTGAATATCCAAAAATCTCCCGTGGGATCACCGTGCATGAATTCTTGGAGGCAATGGACTGGGCTGAACAATACGGCCTGACCAACCTTGACCCCAAATCTGTGGCGGTCAGGGACTTTTACCGTCACCGCCGATCAAGCTGA